In the genome of Enterococcus sp. DIV2402, the window ACCAAACGATCGATTACTTCCTTGCTACTTTCTGCTGGCCACCCCATTTCGGAAGCATCTTTTTTGGCATCAATATCATGCAATGCATCAGATAATAAACGAATCGAACCAATCGTATCTGTTTGCAGCATTTCTAATAATTCATCTAAAGTAATACCTGCCTCTTCTGCGGCAGCTGCTGCCATTTCCATATTAGGTTTGGCTTCGTAAGAACCAAAATTTGCTTCTCTAAATCGAGCATCTTCATTGATTGGTAACTCTTGACCGCTATGCTCTAAAATTAATTTAGCAGTTTCGCGAGCACGACCAGCATCACTACTATACACACTATCAAAGGTAATCTTCTGTTCCTTTAAGCCTTCACCCAATTTCTCAGCCACTTCAATTCCTTCAGGTGTTAACGGTGAATCCACCCAACCTTGTGAGATATCCATGGTGTTTAACATTGTTTTGCCATGGCGTGTCAAATATAAGGTGATTTCCTCTTCTTTTGGCGCACTTGATTCAGCTGAGGAAGCCGCATCTCCTCCATTTGAACATCCCATTAAACCTACTCCCACAAATCCTAAAATAACACCTAAAATTAATTTTTTCATCGTTGCTCTCCTTTCGAATGGTAAGCGTTTTCAATAATTCTCAAAAATAATTTCAGACATTCCTGCCTGAAATTATTTTATTATTTAATTGGGAACAATAGTTAAGAAATCTTCGCCTGGTAGAATTTCTGTTTGTTCCATATCTAATACATCTAGATATTCATTTGTATTCGTTACAACAACTGGCGTAATGATTGGTAAACCTGCTGCCTTGATTTTTTCAATATCAAATGTAACTAATAAATCACCCTTTTTAACAGTATCGCCTTGTTTGATGGCTGTTTCAAAGCCCTCACCTTCAAGACTAACTGTGTCCATCCCAATATGCATCAATACTTCTGCACCATCAGTCGTTGTTAAACCAACCGCATGACCTGTTGGGAATAAAGTTGTAACTGTCCCATCTGCTGGAGCAAATAATTTCCCAACAACTGGTTCTATTGCGACACCTTTTCCTAAAGCGCCAGAAGCAAATACTTGGTCAGGAACTTGAGCTAGAGGAACAATTTTCCCTTCTAATGGGCTTACTAAGACTGTACGTTCTTTAGCGATTGTTCCAGTCGCAGCTGGAGCTTTTGGTTTTGCAATTGCTGTTTCTACTGGATCATCAAAACGAAGAATATATGTTAGAATGAAGGCTAAAACGAAAGCACCGCCCATACCAATTGCAGCTGCAATCATTCCTGACATATCTTTTGTATCTTGTGGAATAAATCCTGGCAAACTCAAAACACTAACTAAACCAAATGTATAGTTGGACACATTACTAAAACCGATAAACGCTCCACCAATAGCACCCGAAATACACGCTGCGATAAATGGTTTTTTCAATGGTAGTGTAACCCCATATACTGTTGGTTCTGTAATTCCAAAAATTGCTGTAATCGTTGAAGAAAGAGCTAAACCTTTTAATTTAACGCTCTTCGTAATAAAGAAGACTGCTAATGCAGCACCACCTTGTGCTAATACAGCAGGTAGTAACATTGGTACCATCGTATCAAAACCAACTTGGCCTAAGTTCACCATCATAATTGGTACAAAGCCCCAATGCATACCGAACATAACGAATACTTGCCATAAACCACCCATGACAGCTCCTGCAACAAGTGGACTAAAGTTATAGATGCCATTGTAAGCAGAGCCTAACCAATCACCAATAATTGTACCTAAAGGACCAATTGCAATAAATGTTACAGGTGCCATAATTAAGAAAACTAATAATGGGACAGCAATAATTTGTAAGAAACTAGGAACTACTTTCTTAAAGAAGCGTTCGATATGACTTTGAACATAAACAGCTAAAATAATTGGAATAACTGATGATGTATATCCACTTAAACCTAAAATAACTGGAATACCAAAGAACGAAATACTTT includes:
- a CDS encoding histidine phosphatase family protein, with the translated sequence MKKLILGVILGFVGVGLMGCSNGGDAASSAESSAPKEEEITLYLTRHGKTMLNTMDISQGWVDSPLTPEGIEVAEKLGEGLKEQKITFDSVYSSDAGRARETAKLILEHSGQELPINEDARFREANFGSYEAKPNMEMAAAAAEEAGITLDELLEMLQTDTIGSIRLLSDALHDIDAKKDASEMGWPAESSKEVIDRLVAGTDDIIKVAQKNGEKDILVVFHGNSIIKLLYALDPTSNPTMIENASISKVIYKDGKYTVESVNDTSYIKE
- a CDS encoding beta-glucoside-specific PTS transporter subunit IIABC yields the protein MSKNSEIAARVLDAVGGKENVNSVVHCATRLRFVLKDEGKADTERLKQDNDVIQVVQSGGQYQVVIGSHVSDVYQELTSLANFGGGDAAESAGKKGNIFNQFVDIISSIFTPFLGAMAGAGVLKGFLTLAVTLNWILAESGVYVILFSVADGLFTYLPILLAFTAANKFKTSPFLAVSLAMALVHPSITALAGAGESISFFGIPVILGLSGYTSSVIPIILAVYVQSHIERFFKKVVPSFLQIIAVPLLVFLIMAPVTFIAIGPLGTIIGDWLGSAYNGIYNFSPLVAGAVMGGLWQVFVMFGMHWGFVPIMMVNLGQVGFDTMVPMLLPAVLAQGGAALAVFFITKSVKLKGLALSSTITAIFGITEPTVYGVTLPLKKPFIAACISGAIGGAFIGFSNVSNYTFGLVSVLSLPGFIPQDTKDMSGMIAAAIGMGGAFVLAFILTYILRFDDPVETAIAKPKAPAATGTIAKERTVLVSPLEGKIVPLAQVPDQVFASGALGKGVAIEPVVGKLFAPADGTVTTLFPTGHAVGLTTTDGAEVLMHIGMDTVSLEGEGFETAIKQGDTVKKGDLLVTFDIEKIKAAGLPIITPVVVTNTNEYLDVLDMEQTEILPGEDFLTIVPN